The Juglans regia cultivar Chandler unplaced genomic scaffold, Walnut 2.0 Scaffold_21960, whole genome shotgun sequence DNA segment ACCATCGGCGACCTCAAGAAGCTGGTGGCGGCACAGACCGGCACCCGTTCCGATAAGATCCGCATTCAGAAGTGGTACACCATCTACAAGGACCACATCACTCTCAAGGACTACGAAATCCACGACGGCATGGGCCTCGAGCTCTACTACAATTGAATTCCGCTACTCTTCCACTCTATGgtatctctctcctctctcttaaTTGATTTTCTGTTTGGTCAATCTTTTTAGGCTATGAAGTACTCCCTCTCCTTTATCTATGGTGGCGGCGGCAGCGGGTATTTGTTCACGCAGATA contains these protein-coding regions:
- the LOC108983321 gene encoding ubiquitin-like protein 5, which codes for MIEVVLNDRLGKKVRVKCNEDDTIGDLKKLVAAQTGTRSDKIRIQKWYTIYKDHITLKDYEIHDGMGLELYYN